Proteins co-encoded in one Halorussus lipolyticus genomic window:
- a CDS encoding metal ABC transporter permease, giving the protein MTGTLLAPMQTSPLEPIYLLLELWSALMFWLAGETGLEMLQYQFMHRAILVGLCIGVMAPLIGTFLVHRQLALIGDALAHTAFAGVAVGLFINAVLNVGVSPYLTAVVVAMLAALLIELISEATDAYNDVSMAIVLSTGFALGTTLISINAGGLAVGVNQYLFGNLSTVSNESAAILLVLFAVIVVTVGVTRNQLLYVTFDETAAEVSGLSVDWYNRIMVMLTALVVVGAMQIMGVILVAAMLVVPVAGAAQVSRSFTESLLVSMVLAELAVLLGIGVAYYGEATAGGVIVLVAVAIYVVAVLAGKLQTSLADDRTPEIGSIEAEKNTSRSD; this is encoded by the coding sequence ATGACGGGCACGCTCCTCGCACCGATGCAGACGAGTCCGCTGGAACCGATATACCTCCTGCTCGAACTCTGGTCGGCACTCATGTTCTGGCTCGCCGGGGAGACCGGACTGGAGATGCTCCAGTACCAGTTCATGCACCGGGCGATTCTCGTCGGTCTCTGTATCGGCGTGATGGCACCGCTCATCGGCACCTTCCTCGTCCACCGGCAACTCGCGCTCATCGGCGACGCCCTCGCCCACACCGCGTTCGCCGGTGTCGCGGTCGGACTGTTCATCAACGCCGTGCTGAACGTCGGCGTCTCGCCGTATCTGACGGCCGTCGTCGTGGCGATGCTCGCGGCGCTCCTCATCGAACTCATTTCGGAGGCCACCGACGCCTACAACGACGTGTCGATGGCCATCGTCCTCTCGACCGGGTTCGCGCTCGGGACGACGCTCATCAGCATCAACGCCGGCGGGTTGGCGGTCGGCGTCAACCAGTATCTGTTCGGCAACCTCTCGACGGTCTCGAACGAGAGCGCCGCGATACTCCTCGTGCTGTTCGCGGTCATCGTCGTGACCGTCGGGGTGACGCGCAACCAGTTGCTCTACGTGACCTTCGACGAGACCGCCGCCGAGGTCTCGGGTCTCTCCGTGGACTGGTACAACCGCATCATGGTGATGCTGACCGCGCTGGTCGTCGTCGGCGCGATGCAGATTATGGGCGTCATCCTCGTGGCGGCGATGCTGGTCGTCCCCGTCGCCGGAGCGGCGCAGGTCTCCCGGAGTTTCACCGAGTCGCTCCTCGTCTCGATGGTGTTGGCAGAGTTGGCGGTTCTCCTCGGCATCGGTGTGGCTTACTACGGCGAGGCCACGGCCGGAGGAGTAATCGTCCTCGTCGCGGTCGCTATCTACGTCGTCGCGGTCCTCGCCGGGAAGCTACAGACCTCGCTCGCTGACGACCGGACCCCGGAAATCGGGAGCATCGAGGCCGAGAAGAATACGTCCCGGTCAGATTGA